From Penicillium psychrofluorescens genome assembly, chromosome: 6, one genomic window encodes:
- a CDS encoding uncharacterized protein (ID:PFLUO_009315-T1.cds;~source:funannotate), whose amino-acid sequence MADADTTIAPLRKVLTSESEPLARRFRALFSLKHLACLQPPTEQTLPAIHAIAAAFTSRSALLKHELAYCLGQTRNAESVAYLQQVVQDGAEDTMCRHEAAEALGALGDKGSLEILKRLKDDETEIDVVRETCDIAVDRIVWENSGEKEGENLKPSDFTSIDPAPPMPLSATEPSIPDLEKTLLDTTLPLFQRYRAMFGLRDLASPPDLPTAVDAINALAKGLKDPSALFRHEIAFVFGQLCHPASIPSLTATLSDQAEEGMVRHEAAEALGSLGDEEGVEDTLKRFLNDPEQVVRDSIIVALDMAEFEKNGEVEYALIPDSSAAAA is encoded by the exons ATGGCAGACGCCGACACAACCATCGCGCCACTGCGCAAAGTCCTCACCTCCGAATCCGAGCCTCTAGCACGACGCTTCCGCgctctcttctctctcaaACACCTCGCCTGCCTGCAACCACCAACCGAACAAACTCTGCCAGCGATCCACGCCATCGCAGCCGCCTTCACCTCGCGCTCCGCGCTGCTCAAGCACGAGCTCGCCTACTGCCTCGGCCAGACCCGCAACGCGGAATCTGTTGCCTACCTGCAGCAAGTCGTCCAGGATGGAGCGGAGGATACGATGTGTCGCCATGAGGCCGCGGAGGCGctcggcgcgctgggcgATAAGGGGAGTTTGGAGATCTTGAAGAGGCTCAAGGATGATGAGACCGAGATTGACGTTGTTCGCGAGACGTGCGACATTGCTGTTGATCGAATTGTGTGGGAGAATTccggggagaaggagggagagaacTTGAAGCCTAG TGACTTCACATCCATCGACCCAGCACCCCCAATGCCTCTCTCCGCCACCGAGCCCTCAATCCCAGACCTGGAAAAGACCCTCTTAGACACcaccctccccctcttccAACGCTACCGCGCGATGTTCGGCCTGCGCGACCTCGCATCACCCCCCGACCTCCCCACGGCCGTTGACGCCATTAACGCCCTGGCCAAGGGCCTCAAGGATCCCTCTGCGCTGTTCCGCCACGAGATCGCCTTTGTTTTCGGCCAGCTCTGCCACCCGGCCTCTATTCCCAGTCTCACTGCCACGCTGAGcgaccaggccgaggagggcatggtgCGCCATGAGGCGGCGGAAGCACTGGGGAGTCTGggagatgaggagggcgtTGAGGACACCCTGAAGAGGTTCCTCAATGATCCGGAGCAGGTGGTTAGGGATAGTATTATTGTTGCGTTGGATATGGCGGAGTTTGAGAAGAATGGTGAGGTTGAGTATGCGCTTATTCCGGATAgctctgcggcggcggcatag